Below is a genomic region from Nocardioides panacis.
CGAGGACATCTCGGCGCCGCGCTGCTTCGAGATCGAGCAGCGGCTCAAGGACCTGCTCGACATCCCGGTCTTCCACGACGACCAGCACGGTACGGCGGTCGTGGCGCTGGCCGCGCTGGAGGGCGCGCTGCGGATCACCGGGCGCGACGTCACCACCGCGCGGATCGTGATCTCCGGGGCCGGGGCGGCCGGGGTCGCGGTGGCCCGGATCCTGCTCGCGGCCGGCGTCACCGACCTCGCGGTGACCGACCGTCGCGGCGTGCTGCACTCGGCCCGCGGTGACCTCACCCCGGTCAAGCTGGCCCTGGCCGTCGACACCGCCGACCGGACCGGGCGCACCGGGCTGCTCGCCGACGCGCTCGACGGCGCGGACGTCTACATCGGCGTCTCCGGCGGCAACGTGCCCGAGGAGGTCGTCGCCCGGATGGCCCCGGACGCGGTGATCTTCGGGCTGGCGAACCCCACGCCGGAGGTGCACCCCGACGTCGCGGCCCGGCACGCCCGCGTGGTCGCGACCGGCCGATCGGACTACCCGAACCAGATCAACAACGTGCTCGCGTTCCCCGGGATCTTCCGGGGCGCGTTCAACGTCCGGGCGACCGCGATCACCGAGGGCATGAAGCTCGCCGCCGCCAACGCGCTGGCCGCCCTGGTCGGCGACGACCTGGCCGTGGACTACATCGTCCCGTCCCCGTTCGACCCGCGTGTCGGCCCGGCCGTCTCCGCCGCGGTCGCCGCCGCGGCCCGCGCCGACGGCGTGGCCCGCCGCTGACGGCTGGGTGCCGTCGCTAGGGTCGGGTCATGTTCGCCGTCTACGCAGAGTCCTTCTCCTCCGACGAGCCGCTGTCCGCGCTGACGGTCGGGGAGCGTCCCGACCCGGTCGCCCCGGACGGCTGGACGACCATCGACGTCAAGGCCGCCTCCCTCAACCACCACGACCTCTGGTCGCTGCGCGGGGTGGGCCTCAAGCAGGACGCGCTGCCGATGATCCTGGGCTGCGACGCCGCCGGGCTCGACGAGGACGGCAACGAGGTCGTCGTGCACGCCGTGGTCAGCGACCCGTCCTGGACCGGCGACGAGACCCTGGACCCCAAGCGGTCGCTGCTCAGCGAGCGGTACCAGGGCACGTTCGCCGACAAGGTCGTGGTGCCGCGGCGCAACGTGGTGCCCAAGCCCGCCTCGCTGAGCTTCGAGGAGGCCGCCTGCCTGCCCACGGCGTGGCTGACGGCCTACCGGATGCTGTACACCCAAGGCGGCCTCAAGCCCGGGGACAGCGTGCTGGTGCAGGGCGCCGGCGGCGGTGTCGCCACGGCGCTGATCGCGCTGGGCCGCGCCGGGGGCCTGCGGGTCTACGCCACCAGCCGCGACGAGGCGAAGCGCACGCGGGCGCTCGACCTGGGCGCGCACGAGGTGTTCGAGAGCAACGCCCGGCTGCCCCGTCGGGTCGACGCGGTCATGGAGACCGTCGGCAAGGCGACGTGGTCGCACTCGGTGAAGGCGCTGCGTCCCGGCGGGACCCTGGTCATCTCCGGCACGACCAGCGGGCCCGACGTGGACAACGCCGAGCTGACCCGGGTGTTCTTCCTGCAGCTGCGGGTGATCGGCTCGACGATGGGCACCCGCTCGGAGCTCGCCTCCCTGACCGAGCTGCTCGACGTGAGCGGCGTACGCCCGGTGATCGACCAGGTGCTGCCCATGGAGCAGGCCGCCGACGGGTTCGCCGCGATGGCCGGCGGCGACCTGTTCGGCAAGGTCGTCTTCACCCGCTGAGGGGTCAGAGGACGTGCCGGAGGTAGCGCATCGGGGCGTCGAGGTAGCGGCGCCAGTGCGCGACCAGCTCCAGCTCCTCGTACGTCGCCTCGCGCAGCCCCCACGGTCCGACCTCGAGGATCCGGGCGCCGGGGAGGGCCGCGAGCAGCGGTGAGTGGGTCGAGAGGATCTGCGCCCCGCCGGCCGCGAGCTCGTGCAGCGTGCCGACCAGGGCGATCTGCGCGGAGAACGACAGCGCGGCCTCGGGCTCGTCGAGGCAGTACAGCCCGGGGGAGTCGAAGCGCGACCCGAGCAGCGCGAGGAACGACTCGCCGTGGCTCATCTCGTGGAAGCGCGGCTCGAGCCGGCCGTTCGACTTCGGGTGGTCCTCGAGGTAGCTGTAGTAGCCGTGCATCGTCTCGGCGCGCAGGAAGAACCCCACTTGCTGGCGCCGGCCCCGCGATCGTGGACTTGCCGCTGCCGTTCTCCCCGACCAGCAGCGTCACCCCGCCGGGCAGGTCCCAGCCCTCACGCAGCAGCTGCTCCACCGCCGGCACGGAGGCCGGCCACTCGACGTACGACTCCGGCGCGCGGTCCGACGCGGTGATGCGTCGGACCGGGCGCTGGTCGATCACTCGTCGTCGGGGTCGTCGAGCCGGGCCAGCCAGGTGGCCAGCCGCTCGACCGGGATCTCGAACTCCGGGAAGGTGTCCACGAACTCCTGCATGCGGTCAGCCACCCAGGCGAGCGTGACCTCCTCGTCGCCGCGGCGCTTCTCGAGCTCCTCGAGCCCTCGGTCGGTGAAGTACACGGCTCA
It encodes:
- a CDS encoding NAD(P)-dependent malic enzyme, which produces MSQTPEPTDPAAARAADPVFDLHRGGKMEIASTVALDGRDDLSMAYTPGVARVCEAIAAEPDLVDDYTWVSNTVAVVTDGTAVLGLGDIGPAAAMPVMEGKAVLFKQFGGVDAVPLCLATQDVDEIVETVVRLAPSFGGINLEDISAPRCFEIEQRLKDLLDIPVFHDDQHGTAVVALAALEGALRITGRDVTTARIVISGAGAAGVAVARILLAAGVTDLAVTDRRGVLHSARGDLTPVKLALAVDTADRTGRTGLLADALDGADVYIGVSGGNVPEEVVARMAPDAVIFGLANPTPEVHPDVAARHARVVATGRSDYPNQINNVLAFPGIFRGAFNVRATAITEGMKLAAANALAALVGDDLAVDYIVPSPFDPRVGPAVSAAVAAAARADGVARR
- a CDS encoding zinc-binding dehydrogenase: MFAVYAESFSSDEPLSALTVGERPDPVAPDGWTTIDVKAASLNHHDLWSLRGVGLKQDALPMILGCDAAGLDEDGNEVVVHAVVSDPSWTGDETLDPKRSLLSERYQGTFADKVVVPRRNVVPKPASLSFEEAACLPTAWLTAYRMLYTQGGLKPGDSVLVQGAGGGVATALIALGRAGGLRVYATSRDEAKRTRALDLGAHEVFESNARLPRRVDAVMETVGKATWSHSVKALRPGGTLVISGTTSGPDVDNAELTRVFFLQLRVIGSTMGTRSELASLTELLDVSGVRPVIDQVLPMEQAADGFAAMAGGDLFGKVVFTR
- a CDS encoding AAA family ATPase: MGFFLRAETMHGYYSYLEDHPKSNGRLEPRFHEMSHGESFLALLGSRFDSPGLYCLDEPEAALSFSAQIALVGTLHELAAGGAQILSTHSPLLAALPGARILEVGPWGLREATYEELELVAHWRRYLDAPMRYLRHVL
- a CDS encoding DUF6104 family protein; this translates as MYFTDRGLEELEKRRGDEEVTLAWVADRMQEFVDTFPEFEIPVERLATWLARLDDPDDE